Proteins encoded together in one Oceanobacillus iheyensis HTE831 window:
- a CDS encoding acylphosphatase, with the protein MNENNAEWLSHLSEDIVADAHGNLLDSYVIALEGWRRGLKLRWHVKDSEKFSEMRTWFVDRPGQLFSLSSKQNTHYFFRTRGDKVSNDAVDIGKDKERTKKILSENGVRVPDGKQFKKEITNQEIIEYAGQVGYPIVIKPTDGSFGRGVISNITSSSELEYSLDYLRNELGYQDIILEQFIPGKDYRLYVVGDKAVAAMHRMPPNIIGDGVNTVRALIDIKNNERKLNPRLVSCLIKADDESINYIGRQGYTLESVPENGEQVYLNSKGNISLGGDPIDVFDELPQHVKDYAVKAVQAVPGLAHGAVDMICDPDTNESYIIELNPTSQLGGLLYPIQGKSRDIPNAIIDYYFPETISDKKKTNTYFDFHDVLDPLQNRDAVVTTVTPCPQEKIYMKKYIVTGNVQELGYHRGLRKQAFERFLHGYIMKMDNGDLEVVVGGADPEMVDDFKHAFWEDEERAQVMEVSEENYDEPIKVGFEIKTDLKTQLEELKMYKQELEVTERALKKAEVERRKYYESFSWKATTPVRAVGSMFKKLKK; encoded by the coding sequence ATGAATGAGAATAATGCAGAATGGCTATCACACCTTTCTGAAGACATAGTTGCAGATGCACACGGAAATTTACTTGATTCTTATGTAATAGCCCTTGAAGGTTGGAGAAGAGGGCTTAAATTAAGATGGCATGTTAAAGATTCGGAGAAATTTAGTGAAATGAGGACATGGTTTGTGGATAGACCGGGACAATTATTTTCATTAAGTTCTAAGCAAAACACACATTACTTCTTCCGTACTCGAGGAGATAAAGTTTCTAATGATGCAGTAGATATTGGTAAAGATAAAGAAAGAACAAAAAAGATACTATCTGAGAATGGGGTACGTGTTCCGGATGGAAAGCAATTTAAAAAAGAGATAACGAATCAAGAGATTATTGAGTATGCTGGACAGGTAGGTTATCCAATTGTAATCAAACCAACTGATGGTAGCTTTGGAAGAGGGGTAATTTCTAATATCACAAGCTCTAGTGAACTAGAGTATTCATTAGACTACTTACGAAATGAATTAGGTTATCAAGATATTATCTTAGAGCAATTTATTCCAGGGAAAGATTACAGACTGTATGTTGTTGGTGATAAAGCTGTAGCTGCTATGCACCGTATGCCACCAAATATTATTGGAGATGGCGTAAATACTGTACGTGCATTAATCGATATTAAGAACAACGAACGTAAACTGAATCCAAGATTGGTTAGTTGTTTAATAAAGGCTGATGATGAAAGTATTAATTATATTGGAAGACAAGGGTATACCTTAGAGTCAGTACCAGAAAATGGAGAACAGGTATACCTAAATTCAAAAGGTAATATTTCTTTAGGCGGTGATCCGATTGATGTCTTTGATGAACTTCCTCAGCATGTAAAAGACTATGCTGTAAAGGCGGTTCAAGCTGTACCAGGACTTGCTCATGGTGCCGTAGATATGATTTGTGATCCTGATACGAATGAGTCATACATTATTGAGCTAAATCCAACCTCGCAATTAGGAGGATTGCTTTATCCTATTCAAGGAAAGTCACGCGATATTCCAAATGCGATAATCGATTATTACTTTCCAGAAACTATATCAGACAAGAAGAAAACAAATACCTATTTTGATTTTCATGATGTTCTTGATCCACTTCAAAATAGAGATGCGGTTGTTACAACAGTAACTCCTTGTCCGCAAGAGAAAATTTATATGAAAAAATATATTGTTACTGGGAATGTACAAGAGCTAGGTTATCACCGAGGTTTGAGAAAACAAGCGTTTGAGCGTTTTCTCCACGGTTATATTATGAAGATGGATAATGGAGACTTAGAAGTAGTTGTTGGAGGAGCAGACCCCGAAATGGTGGATGACTTCAAACATGCTTTCTGGGAAGACGAAGAAAGAGCACAAGTAATGGAAGTTAGTGAAGAGAATTACGATGAACCTATAAAAGTCGGATTTGAAATAAAGACAGATTTAAAAACACAACTGGAAGAATTAAAGATGTATAAGCAAGAGTTAGAAGTAACAGAAAGAGCACTAAAGAAAGCAGAAGTAGAGCGTAGGAAGTATTATGAAAGCTTCTCTTGGAAAGCAACGACGCCAGTACGAGCAGTCGGCTCCATGTTTAAGAAATTGAAGAAGTAA
- a CDS encoding ATP-grasp fold amidoligase family protein: MTQINEADKESNIAGRDYSEKLDQLIETEAKIDKTKVEIKKHEKLIQQIIESNTMKKTARLRKLASSSKEKDVYIEHLEEEIMTYHLKLSTLKEETDRLRMQVQEFDYESIWRYAKNKKDNGEIIELINQYIDQHRIAEANFNFLLQSIARIFSSEPQEYKQHIYQKLFKVLKEKTPEFMIRSAFSDDDFSLKHVASYRASLTNRMRQYQITGELPEMVLDDKKIAYRFMESQQVRIPWLSVESYTYKQIPQKANIVIKPVNGAGGRGVYIVNEINDIINVKNGEILSNWDLLLSRMEKDIVEKRVEKDQWVIEELILEDNNDKTPARDIKFYCFYGQVGLVLEIIRTPESKYCWWDAEGNRVFTGKYNNSLFEGLGVTNDEMELAATISSRIPSPFIRIDFLKSEDGLVFGEFTPKPGNYDEFDDETDELLGDYFVEAQGKLEHDLINGKQFEEYKKIKQEANNDSVG, translated from the coding sequence ATGACTCAAATAAATGAAGCAGATAAAGAAAGTAATATTGCAGGAAGAGATTATTCCGAAAAATTAGATCAACTTATAGAAACAGAAGCTAAAATTGATAAGACGAAAGTAGAAATTAAAAAACATGAAAAGTTAATTCAACAAATCATAGAAAGTAACACAATGAAGAAAACCGCAAGACTGCGAAAGTTAGCTTCTTCTAGCAAGGAAAAGGATGTATATATCGAGCATTTAGAAGAAGAAATAATGACATACCACCTTAAGTTATCAACATTAAAAGAAGAAACAGATCGACTTCGTATGCAAGTACAGGAATTTGATTATGAAAGTATTTGGAGATATGCAAAAAACAAAAAAGATAATGGTGAAATTATTGAGCTGATAAATCAATATATTGACCAACATAGAATAGCCGAGGCGAATTTTAACTTTTTATTACAATCGATTGCTAGGATATTTAGTTCAGAACCACAAGAATACAAGCAACATATATACCAAAAATTATTTAAAGTTCTAAAAGAAAAAACACCTGAATTTATGATTCGATCAGCATTTTCAGATGATGATTTTTCATTGAAGCATGTGGCATCCTATCGAGCAAGTTTAACGAATCGAATGAGGCAGTATCAAATAACTGGTGAACTTCCTGAAATGGTCTTAGATGACAAGAAAATAGCTTATCGTTTTATGGAATCTCAACAAGTTCGAATACCTTGGTTAAGTGTAGAGTCCTACACGTATAAACAAATTCCTCAAAAAGCCAATATCGTAATTAAACCAGTAAATGGGGCAGGTGGAAGAGGTGTTTATATTGTTAATGAAATTAATGATATAATAAACGTGAAAAATGGAGAAATACTATCCAATTGGGATTTACTGTTAAGCCGCATGGAAAAGGACATAGTAGAGAAGAGAGTAGAAAAAGATCAATGGGTAATAGAAGAATTAATATTAGAGGATAATAATGATAAGACACCGGCTAGAGATATAAAATTTTATTGTTTTTATGGACAAGTAGGGTTAGTACTTGAAATAATCCGTACACCAGAATCGAAATATTGCTGGTGGGACGCTGAAGGGAACAGAGTGTTTACTGGAAAGTATAATAATAGTTTGTTTGAAGGTTTAGGTGTAACGAATGATGAGATGGAATTAGCCGCAACAATTAGTTCGCGTATCCCTTCTCCTTTTATTCGTATTGATTTTCTCAAATCTGAGGATGGATTAGTATTTGGAGAATTCACACCAAAACCAGGGAACTATGATGAGTTTGATGACGAAACGGATGAATTGCTGGGGGATTACTTTGTAGAAGCACAAGGTAAGCTCGAACATGATTTAATAAATGGAAAGCAATTTGAAGAATATAAAAAAATAAAACAAGAAGCAAATAATGATAGTGTAGGATAG
- a CDS encoding glycosyltransferase family 2 protein, translating into MTKDTDNYNQDLLHSRVKQMEQELHVLKNKNSLVEDQLAAYRREFYLARNIIDQLSNMKNEGIAAAKAIPAYALRRRNIKKIYSKSYKLKDARNQLKKYKQYLYDLGFESRALRDLHWLYMNDKNVYVKKAAAWELAMWYSNKQTVDGAKEALSYLEVAAQDETNEDLLRQIAIQKAEAHRMLGDQDKGLRLLKEVVINSSHIHSDVLLAIANLCSNENDRLFWINEVMKAYNLEPISFQDIGTKSLYHRLHSDYTHNDEEELLPKVTIIIPAYNSQIGINITLQSLVNQSWENLEIIVVNDCSRDNTEKEVRKWMKVDKRISILSTAVNSGPYVARNLALREATGEFVTINDADDWAHPQKIEKQVRHLLGDQSVVANSSRHIRVTDDLFVHRRGQEGKYIFSNMSSIMFRRTKVIETIGYWDPVRFAGDSEYKKRLIRAFGQEKIVDLPTGPLGLSLQSKGSLTGGSVYGYSGFMKGARKEYAEAHQYAHDKMSNYYLPYNAEERFFPVPRPMRPNRLKEAKHIVDIVLVADFRISDDFIYKQLEQFKEQGLTVGLIQMGKYNLILKKNIHTNYRKMIDGNYVAMLVYGEKIYSDLTVVYNPLVFQERQTYVPELSTKVTRVVVNEVPNSKDSTYDLRKCAQRIQRYTKCTTKWMPLNQHIREQLSEKQANALRYIQLSHVNWECGNNRNTPNISDWVLRSDGRSVQYDSNK; encoded by the coding sequence ATGACTAAAGATACGGATAATTATAATCAAGATCTTCTTCATTCACGTGTAAAACAAATGGAACAGGAATTGCATGTTCTTAAAAACAAAAATTCATTAGTAGAAGATCAGCTAGCTGCTTACAGAAGAGAATTCTATCTAGCTAGAAACATAATTGATCAATTATCAAATATGAAAAATGAAGGTATAGCCGCTGCAAAGGCTATACCTGCTTATGCATTACGTAGAAGAAATATCAAAAAAATATATAGCAAGAGCTACAAATTAAAAGATGCTCGAAATCAATTAAAAAAATATAAACAGTATTTATATGATTTAGGCTTTGAATCGAGAGCGTTAAGGGATCTTCACTGGCTATACATGAATGACAAGAATGTATATGTAAAAAAGGCAGCTGCTTGGGAATTAGCTATGTGGTATTCCAATAAACAGACAGTGGATGGAGCTAAGGAAGCGTTATCTTACTTAGAGGTAGCAGCTCAGGATGAAACGAATGAGGACCTATTGCGACAGATAGCTATACAAAAAGCGGAAGCTCATCGAATGTTAGGTGATCAAGATAAAGGACTACGATTATTGAAAGAGGTAGTAATCAACTCCAGTCATATCCATTCCGATGTATTGTTGGCTATTGCAAACCTCTGCAGTAATGAGAATGATCGCTTATTTTGGATAAATGAAGTAATGAAGGCGTATAATCTAGAACCAATTTCCTTTCAAGATATAGGAACGAAATCGCTGTATCACCGTTTACATAGTGATTATACCCATAATGATGAAGAAGAATTACTTCCTAAAGTAACCATTATCATTCCAGCTTATAACTCTCAAATAGGAATTAACATTACGTTACAATCCTTAGTAAATCAGTCATGGGAAAACCTTGAAATAATTGTAGTGAATGACTGTAGTCGTGATAATACAGAAAAAGAGGTTAGGAAATGGATGAAGGTAGATAAGCGCATCTCTATCTTATCTACAGCAGTAAATTCAGGACCGTATGTGGCAAGAAACTTAGCTTTACGAGAAGCTACTGGGGAATTTGTTACGATTAATGATGCCGATGATTGGGCGCATCCTCAAAAAATTGAAAAACAAGTGAGACATTTGCTAGGTGATCAATCAGTTGTAGCGAACAGTTCGAGGCATATTAGAGTTACTGACGATTTATTCGTTCACCGAAGAGGACAAGAAGGAAAATATATCTTCTCTAATATGTCATCAATTATGTTTCGCCGGACGAAGGTTATAGAGACGATTGGTTATTGGGATCCAGTTAGATTCGCAGGAGATAGCGAATATAAGAAACGTTTAATTCGTGCTTTTGGTCAGGAAAAAATAGTAGATCTTCCGACAGGACCATTAGGATTATCACTGCAATCAAAAGGTTCTCTAACAGGAGGTTCGGTATATGGATATAGTGGGTTTATGAAGGGTGCCCGTAAAGAATATGCAGAAGCCCATCAATATGCCCATGATAAGATGAGTAATTATTATCTACCTTATAACGCAGAAGAAAGGTTCTTTCCTGTACCGCGACCAATGAGACCAAATCGATTGAAAGAGGCTAAACATATAGTAGATATTGTACTTGTAGCTGATTTTCGAATTTCAGATGATTTTATCTACAAACAGTTGGAACAATTTAAAGAACAAGGATTGACCGTTGGCTTAATTCAAATGGGCAAGTATAACCTAATTTTAAAGAAGAACATCCATACTAATTATAGGAAAATGATAGATGGTAATTATGTAGCGATGTTAGTTTATGGAGAAAAAATTTATAGTGACCTAACTGTTGTATACAATCCGTTAGTATTCCAGGAAAGACAAACTTACGTTCCTGAATTAAGTACAAAAGTAACAAGAGTTGTTGTCAATGAAGTACCTAATAGCAAAGATTCCACCTATGATTTAAGAAAATGTGCACAACGTATTCAGAGATATACAAAATGTACTACAAAATGGATGCCGTTAAATCAACATATCCGCGAACAATTAAGCGAAAAGCAAGCAAATGCATTGAGGTATATTCAACTATCACATGTGAATTGGGAGTGTGGGAATAATCGTAATACACCTAATATAAGTGATTGGGTGTTACGATCGGACGGGAGGTCAGTACAGTATGACTCAAATAAATGA
- a CDS encoding glycosyltransferase family A protein: MSKVKRIIEGPVDWFLYTVMGEKQRKFILNSINDKQKEKLKQLLLGKKNRQRQELKQIKFHLYNLGFIDQGLQELKNYMQNVESPYFKRMSAWELVLWHANQYSETDANKALDYMKTVEDGESDADQLRRIAIIKAELLDMIGQPEEGITVIQKALENGAHPDLYLAMANLKSDLRDRFEWVNHAFAMYDLNEIEIDVHAEQIYDSLQTKGTLSSKDNGPLVSVIIPAYNAEDGIQVAIESILSQSWTNLELLIVDDCSPDDTFNVIKAYEQKDSRVKVFQTPSNSGPYVARNIALQHAKGDFVTINDSDDWSHASKIELQAQHLVEHDQIIANTSEHARITEDMKLYRRGTPGKYIFPNMSSIMFRREPVLQKIGYWDSVRFAADGEFKRRLLKQFGTGAYVDLNTGPLSLPRQSVTSLTGSSAFGYNGFFMGVRKEYVESLEYYHQDAENLYYPYPMVNRPYPVPEPMWPKREEKTNGVRSFDIVIAADYRQLDDSEISIFNQLLDENSHSKIGLAQVFHYDLNLRAKIEERVRNKVDGDHIHFIVYGEKIHTKTLILIDPATFLITQKYIPEITTDHLNAIITNIVDDEASDDVTHLTAHLTDYFQASVVWYAINNEVQQSLKMIPSESYGGVWDKGCISND; the protein is encoded by the coding sequence TTGTCAAAAGTAAAAAGAATAATAGAAGGTCCTGTTGATTGGTTTTTATATACTGTAATGGGGGAGAAACAACGGAAGTTTATATTAAATTCCATTAATGATAAGCAAAAAGAGAAATTAAAGCAACTATTGTTAGGAAAAAAGAATAGGCAGAGACAAGAGTTAAAACAAATAAAGTTCCATCTATATAATTTAGGATTTATAGATCAAGGTCTTCAAGAATTAAAAAATTATATGCAAAATGTAGAGTCTCCTTACTTTAAACGTATGTCGGCATGGGAACTAGTGCTATGGCATGCGAATCAATATAGTGAAACAGATGCGAATAAAGCACTTGATTACATGAAAACAGTAGAGGATGGGGAATCAGACGCAGATCAATTAAGAAGGATTGCTATTATAAAGGCTGAACTCCTTGATATGATTGGTCAACCTGAAGAAGGTATTACGGTTATACAAAAAGCATTAGAAAATGGTGCTCACCCAGACCTTTATTTAGCAATGGCAAATTTAAAATCAGATTTACGTGATCGATTTGAATGGGTGAATCACGCTTTTGCAATGTACGATTTGAATGAGATAGAAATTGATGTTCATGCAGAACAAATATATGATTCATTGCAAACCAAAGGAACGTTATCGTCAAAAGATAACGGCCCGTTAGTATCTGTAATCATTCCAGCATACAATGCAGAAGATGGTATACAGGTTGCGATAGAGTCGATTCTTTCTCAAAGCTGGACTAACTTAGAACTATTGATTGTAGATGACTGTAGTCCAGATGATACATTTAATGTAATTAAAGCATACGAGCAAAAAGACTCAAGAGTAAAAGTATTTCAAACACCAAGTAACAGCGGTCCATATGTCGCTAGAAATATCGCTTTACAACATGCAAAAGGTGATTTTGTTACGATAAATGATTCAGATGATTGGTCACATGCTTCAAAAATTGAATTACAAGCACAACATTTAGTGGAGCATGACCAGATCATCGCAAATACTTCAGAACATGCTCGAATAACAGAAGATATGAAATTATACAGAAGAGGAACTCCAGGAAAATATATTTTTCCAAACATGTCATCGATTATGTTTAGAAGGGAACCTGTATTACAAAAGATTGGTTACTGGGACAGTGTTCGCTTTGCTGCTGATGGAGAATTTAAGCGCAGGTTGCTAAAACAGTTTGGAACAGGTGCTTACGTCGATTTAAATACAGGTCCATTATCATTGCCAAGACAATCAGTTACTTCATTAACAGGTAGCTCTGCATTTGGTTATAATGGATTTTTTATGGGTGTGCGTAAAGAGTATGTAGAGTCATTAGAGTATTATCATCAAGATGCTGAAAACTTGTATTATCCTTATCCGATGGTGAACCGTCCCTACCCAGTTCCGGAACCAATGTGGCCAAAAAGAGAAGAAAAAACCAATGGTGTCCGCTCATTTGATATCGTCATTGCAGCTGATTACAGGCAGTTAGATGACTCGGAGATATCCATTTTTAATCAATTACTAGATGAGAATTCTCATTCTAAGATTGGTTTAGCCCAAGTCTTCCATTACGACTTAAATTTAAGAGCAAAAATAGAGGAACGAGTGAGAAACAAAGTAGATGGAGATCATATTCATTTTATCGTGTACGGTGAAAAAATCCACACGAAAACCTTAATTTTAATAGACCCAGCTACATTCTTGATTACTCAAAAATATATTCCCGAGATAACAACAGACCATTTAAATGCAATCATAACAAACATAGTTGATGATGAAGCCAGTGATGATGTAACTCATTTAACAGCGCATTTAACAGATTATTTTCAAGCAAGCGTCGTGTGGTATGCGATAAACAACGAAGTGCAGCAGTCTCTTAAGATGATACCAAGCGAATCATATGGAGGAGTTTGGGATAAAGGATGTATCAGTAATGACTAA
- a CDS encoding ABC transporter ATP-binding protein, with protein MVEHNDKQIKHQNAVINSKNIGVSFDNDNHKDDIKSLVFNMFKQKEAKNKKEKVWPLKDINFTGHQGEILGIIGSNGAGKTTLSKIIAGILQQDKGTMDVDGNVTALFSFGMGFNKELTGRENVYLNGMMLGINKDLISKYIDAIHEFSEIGQFFEQPMKYYSSGMKARLGFSVASHLQPEILILDEALNTGDAKFGKKAAEKLKELVSNAKMVIIVTHSLRYAQRNCDRLMWLDNGEVRESGDPKTIIENYKKTVPAPPKRKRSLQLSKTETTIGNKEVVRAENVGVSFKLNNKKEDYWALRNVDFKINEGEVVGIIGHNGAGKSTLCKVLTNILRPDEGNIEVTGKTSSLLGYGTGFNAQLTGTDNIYLNAMLLGISKQRVHDKYDEIVEFSGLKKAIDKPVKQYSAGMKSRLGFSIAAILKPDIFIIDEALSTGDLAFQQKASERIQEMMEHAKAVIIVSHSMGFVEKICTRGIWMEQGQVRFDGSAEEAVAKYRESLGIIKKNRVVKKTVKRSNTNN; from the coding sequence ATGGTAGAACATAATGACAAGCAAATTAAACATCAAAATGCAGTAATTAATTCTAAAAATATTGGTGTTTCATTTGATAATGATAATCATAAGGATGATATTAAATCCCTTGTCTTTAACATGTTTAAACAAAAAGAAGCAAAAAATAAAAAAGAGAAAGTGTGGCCATTAAAAGATATTAATTTTACTGGTCACCAAGGTGAAATTCTTGGGATTATTGGCTCGAATGGAGCAGGTAAAACAACATTAAGTAAAATTATTGCAGGAATTTTGCAGCAGGACAAAGGAACAATGGATGTAGATGGAAATGTTACAGCCTTGTTTTCCTTTGGTATGGGCTTTAATAAAGAACTGACAGGTAGAGAAAATGTCTATTTAAATGGAATGATGTTAGGTATAAACAAAGATCTGATTTCAAAATATATAGATGCGATACATGAATTCTCAGAAATTGGTCAGTTCTTTGAACAGCCGATGAAATATTATTCAAGCGGAATGAAAGCAAGACTAGGTTTTAGCGTTGCTTCTCATTTACAACCAGAAATTCTTATCCTGGATGAGGCATTAAATACTGGCGATGCGAAATTTGGTAAGAAAGCTGCAGAAAAGCTTAAAGAGTTAGTATCTAATGCAAAAATGGTCATTATCGTAACTCACAGCTTAAGGTACGCACAGAGGAATTGCGATCGATTAATGTGGTTAGATAATGGGGAAGTAAGAGAAAGTGGAGATCCAAAAACAATTATAGAAAACTATAAAAAAACAGTCCCTGCTCCTCCAAAACGGAAAAGAAGCTTACAACTTTCAAAAACGGAGACCACAATCGGGAACAAAGAGGTGGTTAGAGCAGAAAACGTAGGTGTATCCTTTAAGTTAAACAATAAAAAAGAAGATTACTGGGCACTTAGAAATGTGGACTTTAAAATTAATGAAGGTGAAGTTGTTGGCATTATCGGACATAATGGAGCGGGAAAGAGTACATTATGTAAAGTATTAACTAACATTTTACGACCAGATGAAGGAAACATTGAGGTTACTGGAAAAACCTCTTCATTATTAGGATATGGTACAGGATTTAATGCTCAACTAACAGGAACAGATAATATCTATTTGAATGCAATGTTGTTAGGGATTTCTAAACAGCGCGTTCATGATAAATATGATGAGATCGTAGAGTTTTCTGGGCTGAAGAAAGCAATTGATAAACCAGTTAAACAATACTCTGCGGGAATGAAATCCAGACTAGGATTTAGTATTGCAGCGATATTGAAGCCGGATATTTTTATTATTGATGAGGCGCTATCTACTGGAGACTTAGCTTTTCAGCAGAAAGCAAGTGAACGGATCCAAGAAATGATGGAACATGCAAAGGCAGTAATTATTGTGTCACATAGCATGGGATTTGTAGAAAAAATATGTACAAGAGGTATTTGGATGGAACAAGGCCAGGTACGTTTTGATGGATCTGCGGAAGAGGCAGTAGCAAAATATAGAGAATCATTAGGTATAATAAAGAAAAACAGGGTAGTTAAGAAGACTGTAAAAAGGTCCAATACGAATAATTAA
- a CDS encoding ABC transporter permease has product MKSYIHEMLRRKDLLYYLVKSGLKAEHRNSYLGYFWWLLDPLLNVMVYYFLVIIILGRGDDHPNYPLFLVVGLVAWRWVSTSINSSSKSILRYSSIINQVSLPKALFPISFTLTQLFNFAFGLVVIAIFLAVYGIMPDWHIVYLPMIIFIQLVFQLMLGLILGYITIFVRDLENVLTYVTRVFFYASPIIWVGGRLPDDWSFFVDYNPIAILVTSYRDVLIDHQVPNLIGLAIIFALSVILGVVMIRHYSKNEHKIIKAL; this is encoded by the coding sequence ATGAAAAGTTATATTCATGAAATGTTACGTAGAAAAGATTTATTGTACTACTTAGTAAAATCTGGATTAAAAGCTGAGCACAGAAATAGTTATTTAGGGTATTTTTGGTGGCTATTAGATCCACTATTAAACGTAATGGTGTATTACTTCTTAGTAATTATTATATTAGGAAGAGGAGACGATCATCCAAATTATCCTTTATTCCTTGTTGTTGGATTAGTCGCTTGGCGTTGGGTATCTACAAGTATTAATTCTTCTTCTAAATCTATTTTAAGATATAGTTCCATTATCAATCAGGTATCCTTACCGAAGGCCCTGTTCCCAATATCGTTTACCCTAACCCAATTATTTAATTTTGCATTTGGACTTGTTGTAATTGCGATATTTTTAGCTGTTTATGGAATTATGCCTGATTGGCATATTGTGTACTTACCAATGATTATATTTATTCAGTTAGTGTTTCAATTAATGTTGGGTCTAATTTTAGGTTATATCACAATATTTGTCAGAGACTTAGAAAATGTACTTACTTATGTTACTCGAGTATTTTTCTATGCGTCACCAATTATTTGGGTAGGAGGACGTCTGCCAGATGACTGGAGCTTTTTTGTAGATTATAATCCAATTGCAATTTTAGTAACTTCTTATCGAGATGTTTTAATTGACCATCAAGTACCAAATTTAATTGGACTCGCAATTATATTTGCTCTTAGTGTGATTTTAGGAGTTGTAATGATTAGACACTATAGTAAAAATGAACATAAAATTATTAAGGCTTTATAA
- a CDS encoding glycosyltransferase family 2 protein, whose amino-acid sequence MVSNTPLVSVITPTFNSSGFIAETIQSVVAQTYTNWEMIIVDDCSTDNTVEIVKEYQDKDDRIHLYELEQNSGSAIARNTAMDYAKGRYIAFLDSDDLWLPEKLDKQLSFMKEKDIAFSFTKYIRILEDGTKTNAVSTTPASVNYDDLMKRCVIGCLTVMLDRDKIGEMRMVNIRTRQDYAFWLQITKKGYLAYGLPEILSEYRLVDNSISSNKWKAAKRNWYVFREIEKQSLIKSMYYFTHYVIRSLMDLWKWKTKR is encoded by the coding sequence ATGGTATCTAATACACCATTGGTTTCTGTAATCACACCAACATTTAATTCGAGTGGATTTATTGCAGAGACAATTCAATCCGTAGTAGCTCAAACATATACGAACTGGGAAATGATCATTGTCGATGACTGTTCTACGGATAATACAGTTGAAATAGTAAAAGAATACCAAGACAAAGACGACCGTATTCATTTATATGAATTAGAACAAAATAGTGGTTCAGCAATTGCTAGAAATACCGCTATGGACTATGCGAAAGGCAGATATATAGCGTTTTTAGACAGTGATGATTTATGGCTTCCAGAAAAATTGGATAAACAACTATCCTTTATGAAAGAAAAAGATATCGCTTTTTCATTTACAAAGTATATTCGTATTCTTGAAGATGGTACAAAAACAAATGCAGTTAGTACCACTCCAGCATCTGTAAACTATGATGATCTAATGAAAAGGTGTGTAATTGGTTGCCTCACTGTAATGCTTGACCGGGATAAAATAGGCGAGATGCGTATGGTAAATATACGTACTAGGCAAGATTATGCTTTTTGGTTGCAGATTACAAAAAAAGGTTATTTAGCATATGGGTTACCAGAGATACTCTCGGAGTATCGCTTAGTTGATAATTCCATTTCAAGTAATAAATGGAAAGCGGCGAAAAGAAACTGGTATGTTTTCCGTGAAATTGAGAAGCAAAGTTTGATTAAAAGTATGTATTATTTTACCCATTATGTTATCCGTTCCTTAATGGATTTGTGGAAATGGAAAACCAAGCGTTAA